GTATATCATGAAGTTCGTGATAATGAACAGAAAGGATAATGTTGCAACTGCAATAGTGCCACTGAAAAAGGGAGAAAAAGTTGTAGTTGGAGGCAGAGAAATAATTCTGCTTGAAGACATCCCCCAAGGACACAAATTTGCTATTTGGGACATAAATGCTGGTGATTTCATCATTAAATACGGGGAAATTATTGGAATCGCTACGAGGAACATAAAGGCTGGTGAATATGTACACAT
Above is a genomic segment from Thermococcus sp. SY098 containing:
- a CDS encoding UxaA family hydrolase — its product is MKFVIMNRKDNVATAIVPLKKGEKVVVGGREIILLEDIPQGHKFAIWDINAGDFIIKYGEIIGIATRNIKAGEYVHIHNVRSRYQGAMK